From one Lotus japonicus ecotype B-129 chromosome 3, LjGifu_v1.2 genomic stretch:
- the LOC130742668 gene encoding protein trichome birefringence-like 39: MESIMLHALFLTLFLFSHQTKAEEFESFSNATSSRARSLAGTCNWFQGKWVYDASYPLYDPSSCPFIDQQFNCQKHGRKDKLYQKYRWTPFSCSLPRFNGLSFLNRNRGKKIMFVGDSLSLNQFNSLACMLHAWVPKSRATFAQRDALSSVKFEDYGLELYLYRTAYLVDLDHDKVGRVLKIDSITNGDAWRGMDALIFNTWHWWTHTGSAQPWDYIQENNKLYKDMNRFVLFYKGLNTWARWVEKNVNPAKTKVFFLGISPVHYQGRDWNQPAKSCMSEAQPFFGLKYPAGRPMAWTVVNKVLTRMSKPVYFLDVTTLSQYRKDAHPEGYSGVMATDCSHWCLPGLPDTWNELLAAALSG, translated from the exons ATGGAATCCATAATGTTACATGCTCTGTTCCTGACTCTGTTTCTGTTTTCCCACCAGACAAAAGCAGAGGAATTTGAATCCTTCAGTAATGCCACCAGTTCCAGAGCTAGGAGCCTCGCAGGAACATGTAACTGGTTCCAGGGGAAGTGGGTTTACGATGCTTCATATCCTCTCTATGATCCTTCTTCATGCCCATTCATAGATCAACAGTTCAATTGTCAAAAGCACGGTCGCAAAGATAAACTTTACCAGAAGTATAGGTGGACACCATTTTCTTGTAGTTTGCCAAG GTTCAATGGATTGAGCTTCTTGAACAGAAATAGAGGGAAGAAGATAATGTTTGTCGGTGATTCCTTAAGCTTAAACCAGTTCAACTCATTAGCATGTATGCTTCATGCTTGGGTACCAAAATCCAGGGCCACATTCGCACAGAGGGATGCTCTCTCCTCAGTGAAATTTGAG GACTATGGTCTTGAGTTATATCTGTACCGCACAGCATACTTGGTGGACCTTGACCATGATAAAGTTGGACGTGTTTTGAAGATTGATTCAATCACCAACGGTGACGCTTGGAGAGGAATGGATGCACTGATCTTCAACACGTGGCACTGGTGGACACACACCGGAAGCGCACAACC GTGGGATTATATTCAGGAGAATAATAAATTGTACAAAGACATGAACCGTTTTGTCTTGTTCTACAAAGGGCTAAACACTTGGGCTAGATGGGTTGAAAAGAATGTTAATCCAGCAAAAACCAAAGTCTTCTTTCTAGGAATTTCTCCAGTGCATTACCA GGGAAGAGATTGGAATCAACCAGCAAAGTCATGCATGAGTGAGGCACAACCATTCTTTGGCTTAAAGTACCCTGCCGGAAGACCAATGGCTTGGACGGTGGTGAACAAGGTGTTAACAAGGATGAGTAAGCCAGTGTATTTCTTAGATGTGACCACACTCTCACAGTACAGAAAAGATGCACATCCTGAAGGATACAGTGGGGTCATGGCAACAGATTGTAGCCATTGGTGTCTTCCAGGACTTCCTGATACATGGAATGAGCTTCTGGCTGCAGCTCTTTCTGGTTAA